The Halorientalis sp. IM1011 genome window below encodes:
- a CDS encoding universal stress protein — MFDTVVIATDGSESVERAVTVALDLAARFDAEVHALYVIDDSDVGGSPEQVRDQLRDALEDAGEEALETVVDHADRAVDTAVREGKPVREICQYAEDFDADVIAMGTRGRHGEHSFLLGSVAEGIVRRCPTPVLTVRQLDADEEATADMRA, encoded by the coding sequence ATGTTCGACACCGTGGTGATCGCGACGGACGGCTCCGAGAGCGTCGAGCGGGCCGTCACGGTGGCGCTGGACCTGGCGGCGCGGTTCGACGCCGAGGTCCACGCGCTGTACGTGATCGACGACAGCGACGTGGGTGGGTCCCCCGAGCAGGTGCGCGACCAACTCCGCGACGCGCTCGAAGACGCGGGCGAGGAGGCGCTCGAAACCGTCGTCGACCACGCCGACCGCGCGGTCGACACCGCGGTCCGGGAGGGAAAACCGGTCCGTGAAATCTGCCAGTACGCCGAGGACTTCGACGCGGACGTGATCGCGATGGGGACCCGCGGTCGCCACGGCGAGCACTCGTTTTTGCTGGGGAGCGTCGCCGAAGGCATCGTCCGGCGCTGTCCCACGCCGGTGTTGACCGTCCGCCAGCTCGACGCCGACGAGGAAGCCACGGCCGACATGCGCGCCTGA
- a CDS encoding DUF5806 family protein, whose amino-acid sequence MPDSPESDADDRPHDDHDARESPTDDRPGEAPPNPATDESTPESVTEEATPDPETDGATPETAAEAADDPEDPSPQPSVPEDGVESEESPETAPQPSVPDDVQKYDRFKKIEGGTYDRANEFLRDRTYITAREWAIARLCADFRTETGVEMTKIGENLPELVPFMTDTYTPQAVNQARHSFEEKVRKAGATFLYGAMCDFFTAEELDDVMYEATEVAKFLLEVEGVELSVEEELEAEDRISEVMRDVREHSAALRHDECPHCGGDLDGGESDGSGSTAEADD is encoded by the coding sequence ATGCCCGATTCTCCCGAGTCCGACGCCGACGACCGCCCCCACGACGACCACGACGCCCGGGAGTCCCCGACCGACGACCGTCCCGGCGAAGCCCCTCCCAATCCTGCGACCGACGAGTCGACACCCGAGAGTGTGACCGAGGAGGCGACACCCGACCCCGAAACCGACGGGGCAACACCCGAGACCGCGGCTGAGGCGGCCGACGATCCCGAGGACCCGTCACCGCAACCGTCGGTGCCCGAGGACGGTGTCGAATCGGAGGAGTCCCCGGAAACCGCCCCGCAACCGTCCGTGCCTGATGATGTGCAGAAGTACGACCGCTTCAAGAAGATCGAGGGCGGCACCTACGACCGGGCCAACGAGTTCCTCCGGGACCGGACCTACATCACCGCCCGCGAGTGGGCCATCGCCCGCCTCTGTGCGGACTTCCGGACCGAGACCGGCGTGGAGATGACCAAGATCGGCGAGAACCTGCCCGAACTGGTCCCCTTCATGACCGACACGTACACGCCCCAGGCGGTCAACCAGGCCCGCCACTCCTTCGAGGAGAAGGTCCGGAAAGCCGGCGCGACCTTCCTCTACGGCGCGATGTGTGACTTCTTCACCGCCGAGGAACTCGACGACGTGATGTACGAGGCCACCGAGGTCGCGAAGTTCCTGCTCGAAGTCGAGGGGGTCGAACTCTCCGTCGAGGAGGAACTCGAAGCCGAGGACCGCATCTCCGAGGTCATGCGGGACGTGCGCGAACACTCCGCCGCCCTGCGGCACGACGAGTGTCCCCACTGTGGCGGCGACCTCGACGGCGGGGAGAGCGACGGCAGCGGGTCGACCGCAGAAGCCGACGACTGA
- a CDS encoding dihydroorotase — protein MLIRNATLPDGRERDVLIEGETVAAVGEDLPVPDSPDERLIDASGKRLTPGMIDAHVHFREPGFAHKETWETGSRSAAAGGVTCVVDQPNTDPPTIDGAAFDEKEDLASEGSLVDFGINGGVTEHWVPSALLQRPMFALGEVFLADSTGDMGIDVELFASAVKTAARQDAVVTVHAEDAAEFEPGAQERDDADAWSAYRTARAEAAAVRAAAEVGDRFDAHLHVAHTSTPEGIDVAEEHGMTCEVTPHHMFLSRKDSRELDTFGRMNPPLRRERLRSKVWERVVDGTVDIVATDHAPHTREEKDASIWDAPSGVPGVETALPLLLEAARDDEISYERVRDLTSTNVAEVFDLPTKGRIEEGMDADLVLFDPENSREIRGEELHSKVDWTPFEGKQGVFPELTLVRGEVVYERFGPDSAIAAAETGETESERFGDAVGVNVRTIDRSAEPDVGATEVAVESDEGDDAADDRDRSED, from the coding sequence ATGCTCATTCGGAACGCGACGCTCCCGGACGGTCGGGAGCGCGACGTGCTCATCGAGGGGGAGACCGTGGCCGCAGTCGGCGAGGACCTGCCGGTGCCCGACAGCCCCGACGAGCGACTGATCGACGCGAGCGGGAAGCGGCTCACGCCGGGGATGATCGACGCTCACGTCCACTTCCGGGAACCCGGATTCGCCCACAAGGAGACCTGGGAGACCGGGAGTCGATCCGCGGCGGCGGGCGGGGTGACCTGCGTCGTCGACCAGCCCAACACCGACCCGCCGACCATCGACGGCGCCGCCTTCGACGAGAAAGAAGACCTCGCCAGCGAGGGCTCGCTCGTCGACTTCGGGATCAACGGCGGCGTCACCGAACACTGGGTGCCAAGCGCCCTGCTCCAGCGCCCGATGTTCGCCCTCGGGGAGGTCTTCCTCGCGGACTCGACGGGTGACATGGGGATCGACGTGGAACTGTTTGCCAGCGCGGTCAAGACCGCCGCCCGGCAGGACGCCGTCGTCACCGTTCACGCCGAGGACGCCGCGGAGTTCGAACCCGGCGCGCAGGAACGGGACGACGCCGACGCCTGGAGCGCCTACCGCACCGCCCGCGCCGAGGCCGCCGCCGTCCGGGCCGCCGCCGAGGTCGGCGACCGCTTCGACGCCCATCTCCACGTCGCCCACACCTCCACGCCCGAGGGCATCGACGTGGCCGAAGAACACGGCATGACCTGCGAGGTCACGCCCCACCACATGTTCCTCTCCCGAAAGGACAGCCGCGAGCTCGACACGTTCGGCCGGATGAACCCACCGCTGCGTCGCGAGCGTCTCCGCAGCAAGGTCTGGGAGCGCGTCGTCGACGGCACCGTCGACATCGTCGCCACCGACCACGCCCCCCACACCCGCGAGGAGAAGGACGCGAGCATCTGGGACGCCCCCTCGGGCGTGCCGGGCGTCGAGACCGCCCTGCCGCTCCTGCTGGAAGCCGCCCGCGACGACGAGATTTCCTACGAGCGCGTCCGTGACCTCACGTCGACGAACGTCGCGGAGGTGTTCGACCTCCCGACGAAGGGGCGCATCGAGGAAGGGATGGACGCCGACCTCGTCCTGTTCGACCCCGAGAACAGCCGCGAGATCCGCGGCGAGGAGCTCCACTCCAAGGTGGACTGGACGCCGTTCGAGGGGAAACAGGGGGTGTTCCCCGAACTCACGCTGGTCCGGGGCGAGGTCGTCTACGAGCGATTCGGGCCCGATTCCGCGATCGCTGCCGCCGAAACGGGCGAGACCGAGAGCGAACGGTTCGGCGACGCGGTCGGCGTCAACGTCCGCACCATCGACCGCTCGGCCGAGCCGGACGTGGGTGCGACGGAAGTCGCCGTGGAGAGCGACGAGGGTGACGACGCGGCCGACGACCGGGACCGGTCCGAGGACTAA
- a CDS encoding universal stress protein, with the protein MSAVAFDRVLAPLDRSEESLEAAEYAVAVAEQYGADVHALYLLEESVVRSLESGELEGDTVADDTEDLMETVDRLAADHDVSISHSMALGFVTTQLTHHPGSVILDTAEAVDADFLVVPREPISGNPDEVLGKAAEYVLQYASQPVLSV; encoded by the coding sequence ATGTCAGCCGTCGCGTTCGACCGGGTCCTCGCGCCGCTGGACCGGAGCGAGGAGTCACTGGAGGCCGCCGAGTACGCCGTCGCCGTCGCCGAGCAGTACGGCGCGGACGTTCACGCACTGTACCTCCTCGAGGAATCGGTCGTCCGCAGTCTGGAGTCCGGTGAACTCGAAGGCGACACCGTCGCCGACGACACCGAGGACCTCATGGAGACCGTCGATCGACTCGCGGCCGACCACGACGTCTCGATCAGCCACTCGATGGCGCTGGGATTCGTCACGACACAGCTCACCCACCACCCCGGTAGCGTCATCCTCGACACCGCCGAGGCGGTCGACGCCGACTTCCTCGTCGTCCCCCGGGAACCGATCTCGGGTAACCCCGACGAGGTCCTCGGCAAGGCCGCCGAGTACGTCCTCCAGTACGCCAGCCAGCCCGTCCTCTCCGTGTGA
- a CDS encoding GNAT family N-acetyltransferase codes for MTREYPDEPAGEFPSPPDTVTDGDGREIQIRPGGADDTEALVEMYLDFEAEDRAQGIPPVREEPIRDWLDVLLSDECLNVVALHDDEPIGHATLVPDEGESYELAIFVLRSYQGAGIGTHLLEHLLGHAQDEGVQYVWLTVERWNDPAIAVYKKVGFDMTSTESFELEMAITLK; via the coding sequence ATGACCCGCGAGTATCCCGACGAACCCGCCGGCGAGTTCCCGAGTCCGCCCGACACCGTCACCGACGGCGACGGGCGCGAGATCCAGATCCGCCCGGGCGGGGCCGACGACACGGAAGCGCTCGTCGAGATGTACCTCGACTTCGAGGCCGAGGACCGCGCACAGGGGATCCCTCCGGTCCGCGAGGAGCCGATCCGCGACTGGCTCGACGTGTTGCTCTCCGATGAGTGCCTGAACGTCGTCGCGCTCCACGACGACGAACCGATCGGGCACGCCACGCTCGTCCCCGACGAGGGCGAGAGCTACGAACTGGCGATCTTCGTCCTCCGGAGCTACCAGGGCGCGGGCATCGGCACCCACCTGCTGGAACACCTGCTGGGTCACGCACAGGACGAGGGCGTCCAGTACGTCTGGCTCACCGTCGAGCGCTGGAACGATCCGGCCATCGCGGTCTACAAGAAAGTCGGCTTCGACATGACCAGCACCGAGAGTTTCGAACTGGAGATGGCGATCACCCTAAAATAG
- a CDS encoding AAC(3) family N-acetyltransferase: MVRHSPETRSLRRSDGPTIAGLRETLAERSPHVPPLPVLAETCWSSAKHYAVRQRETATGPVDEGVFAEILDGYDESEVFVHVGLSDVNAAFDGNPYEFVIDHLDARFDSILTPAFTQSFRETGEFHRTETDPELGAFASLFFEDAEYRTADPLHSIQVQGDYRFDGCAVRDTFGPDGCYAQLERDDVRILDIGTKWLISTQLHYIERVTDVPYSETVEIEGTVEYDDGRTEEVAQRNYSKNNYLYFWDRLGIQQDLIDEGVLDHHDLNGLRVISVTASDLREALESRIAEDPYYMVR; this comes from the coding sequence ATGGTGCGCCACAGTCCGGAGACGCGATCACTGCGCCGGTCCGACGGACCGACGATCGCAGGACTCCGAGAGACGCTGGCCGAGCGGAGCCCACACGTGCCACCGCTCCCGGTACTCGCGGAGACGTGCTGGAGCAGCGCCAAACACTACGCCGTCCGCCAGCGCGAGACCGCGACCGGCCCCGTCGACGAGGGCGTCTTCGCCGAGATCCTGGACGGCTACGACGAGAGCGAGGTGTTCGTCCACGTCGGCCTCAGTGACGTGAACGCGGCCTTCGACGGCAACCCGTACGAGTTCGTCATCGATCACCTCGACGCCCGGTTCGACTCGATCCTCACCCCTGCGTTCACCCAGTCGTTCCGCGAGACGGGCGAGTTCCATCGGACCGAGACCGACCCCGAACTGGGCGCGTTCGCGAGCCTCTTCTTCGAGGACGCCGAGTACCGGACCGCCGACCCGCTGCACTCGATCCAGGTGCAGGGGGACTACCGCTTCGACGGCTGTGCGGTCAGAGACACGTTCGGTCCCGACGGCTGTTACGCCCAACTCGAACGCGACGACGTGCGCATCCTCGACATCGGGACCAAGTGGCTGATCAGCACCCAACTGCACTACATCGAGCGCGTCACGGACGTGCCCTACAGCGAGACGGTCGAGATCGAGGGGACCGTGGAGTACGACGACGGCCGAACGGAGGAGGTCGCCCAGCGAAACTACAGCAAGAACAACTACCTCTACTTCTGGGACCGGCTGGGCATCCAGCAGGACCTGATCGACGAGGGCGTCCTCGACCACCACGACCTCAACGGCCTGCGCGTCATCTCCGTGACGGCCAGTGACCTGCGTGAGGCGCTGGAATCGCGGATCGCCGAGGACCCGTACTACATGGTCCGGTAG
- a CDS encoding universal stress protein, which produces MKVLLGIGGSDGSYEALADTVTRAEEAGDEVTVAIIDREDIALTPSEIETEVRERLAETGLEPDIRHLSGHPGSRLVELAEQEQFDRLVVAGGERSPLGKINFDETLEFVLLNAETTVTLVR; this is translated from the coding sequence ATGAAAGTGCTGCTGGGGATCGGCGGCAGCGACGGATCGTACGAGGCGCTCGCCGACACGGTCACACGGGCCGAGGAAGCCGGCGACGAGGTGACGGTCGCCATCATCGACCGCGAGGACATCGCGCTCACGCCGTCGGAGATCGAGACCGAGGTCCGCGAGCGACTGGCCGAGACCGGACTGGAACCCGACATCAGGCACCTCTCCGGTCATCCCGGCAGTCGACTGGTCGAACTCGCCGAGCAGGAGCAGTTCGACCGACTGGTCGTCGCCGGCGGCGAACGCAGCCCGCTCGGGAAGATCAACTTCGACGAGACACTGGAGTTCGTCCTGCTGAACGCCGAAACGACGGTGACTCTCGTCAGATGA
- a CDS encoding VirB4 family type IV secretion system protein, whose amino-acid sequence MSNDLPRPSDDRREQRTTRDPSQLIPPYIDTSIEILGPLTTADLLLYLPAGIGALVALFALLSDSWLFFPALIAAGALTFVATAAKLTTDWYSSPRGRVEAWLSHRWRSRTLPWDHEDVVGRSMPGVRGFQPEGTAKMDDGRYVGVVRVDPTNAALGSEREHDNLAAQLSSVIDEGIKDFDFKLFATTGDYDPEAVVGQYERRAASADTLDSDFQTAMYKRELLEDVADWYRETDRPQWAANDWRYYVVVEVPPEDVQSPEDVSVWDMLNPLSSVDPAKADERQYATLLDRLSTVEGAVGGITGLNASRIGVREHIELLSEYWTGQDAVPSENLIRAIEEEELSEAQQARMDELFAPDDLDASGDFLQVGDEFCRTFWIAEWPVEPESLFLRDLFTLRGVDVDVCFHVGAADKRTKVAELEQVIADIESEGHERRESSDVSAADIDRDVDAYVKYRELLRTTRTQPWDFSGYVTVRADTEAALRRAESAIEEFDEVEFAKRSVLDDDTESVRDTLESSPADCFTVVPTSRQLEAFRSGAPTGRDAFDEASRMDKTTSVPGGAVGATFPFCGTDVREPTGMDWGRNKQNGAMLKADPFERESAPHLLTIGKSRSGKTYASTKAAARWYLQSEDHTLILCDTQSGFDGITKLLGGEHIVVDGTQTINPLDIQPLPDHIRESAGGRVDPYRMKIEEATQFFAGILRSQGIDPGPYVATIEEGLEGTYNRAGIYQDDLDSHARESPTIEDFIDTLGDMLENPESYTHTEHAAEIDQKVERVSDLLDKLSGFKEGGKYHHLETGAGIMNPDVDMAYLDLQQLRDASDAEKSIMLQLMLGQVAQKAKRTRGKLVFMIDEAHVLFHSEEMTRWLQKAAREWARYDAALWFISQSPREFIQQSSERDVGQENERRTIVDQCSTINFFRTPRVAPETLAQFGLNRQQIDWIREEATPGKAGQGYSECLTYFEDYEGWFPTYVEASPFEDLVYNYTPREHGNFHEYVQRLWGPVEEGIIVDGEITVDPSVPLTDSRTAEAAPVTDGKGQDPGNASTLEPPEPEDVTADPFDPGLDDGPDGSTTAAAADPNGTPPWLEADDDEPDPDDVDLF is encoded by the coding sequence ATGTCGAACGATCTTCCACGACCGAGTGACGACAGGCGCGAACAGCGAACCACGCGGGATCCGAGCCAGTTGATCCCGCCGTACATCGACACGTCGATCGAGATCCTCGGCCCGCTGACCACCGCGGATCTCCTCCTCTACCTGCCGGCCGGGATCGGGGCGCTGGTCGCCCTGTTCGCCCTGCTGTCGGATTCGTGGCTCTTCTTCCCGGCGCTGATCGCCGCCGGGGCGCTCACCTTCGTCGCGACAGCGGCCAAGCTCACGACCGACTGGTACTCCTCGCCGCGCGGGCGCGTCGAGGCGTGGCTCTCCCACCGGTGGCGGTCGCGGACGCTCCCCTGGGACCACGAAGACGTCGTCGGCCGGTCGATGCCCGGGGTCCGCGGGTTCCAGCCCGAGGGGACCGCGAAGATGGACGACGGGCGCTACGTCGGCGTCGTCCGCGTCGATCCGACCAACGCTGCGCTCGGTTCCGAGCGGGAACACGACAACCTCGCGGCACAGCTGTCGAGCGTGATCGACGAGGGGATCAAGGACTTCGACTTCAAGCTGTTCGCGACGACCGGCGACTACGACCCCGAGGCGGTCGTCGGCCAGTACGAACGGCGGGCGGCGAGCGCCGACACGCTCGATTCGGACTTCCAGACCGCGATGTACAAGCGGGAACTGCTGGAGGATGTGGCCGACTGGTACCGCGAAACCGACCGCCCCCAGTGGGCGGCCAACGACTGGCGCTACTACGTCGTCGTCGAGGTACCGCCCGAAGACGTCCAGTCGCCCGAGGACGTGAGCGTCTGGGACATGCTGAACCCGCTTTCGAGCGTCGACCCGGCGAAAGCGGACGAGCGCCAGTACGCGACGCTGCTCGACCGGCTCTCGACGGTGGAGGGTGCCGTCGGCGGCATCACCGGCCTGAACGCGTCCCGGATCGGCGTGCGGGAACACATCGAACTGCTGAGCGAGTACTGGACCGGGCAGGACGCCGTGCCCAGCGAGAACCTGATCCGGGCCATCGAGGAGGAAGAACTCTCGGAGGCCCAGCAGGCCCGCATGGACGAACTGTTCGCACCCGACGACCTCGACGCGAGCGGGGACTTCCTGCAGGTCGGCGACGAGTTCTGCCGGACCTTCTGGATCGCCGAGTGGCCCGTCGAGCCCGAATCCCTGTTCCTGCGCGATCTCTTCACCCTCCGGGGCGTCGACGTGGACGTATGCTTCCACGTCGGGGCCGCGGACAAGCGGACGAAGGTCGCGGAACTCGAACAGGTCATCGCCGACATCGAATCGGAGGGCCACGAACGCCGCGAGAGTTCCGACGTGTCCGCGGCCGACATCGACCGCGACGTGGACGCCTACGTGAAGTACCGCGAACTCCTGCGGACGACCCGGACCCAGCCGTGGGACTTCTCCGGGTACGTCACCGTCCGGGCCGACACCGAGGCCGCGCTCAGACGCGCCGAGTCGGCCATCGAGGAGTTCGACGAGGTCGAGTTCGCCAAGCGGTCGGTCCTGGACGACGACACCGAGTCGGTCCGGGACACGCTCGAATCCTCGCCCGCGGACTGTTTCACCGTCGTCCCGACCAGCCGGCAACTGGAGGCGTTCCGCTCCGGCGCGCCGACCGGCCGGGACGCGTTCGACGAGGCCTCCCGGATGGACAAGACCACCTCCGTCCCGGGCGGAGCCGTCGGCGCGACCTTCCCCTTCTGCGGGACCGACGTGCGCGAACCGACCGGGATGGACTGGGGGCGCAACAAGCAAAACGGCGCGATGCTCAAGGCCGATCCCTTCGAACGGGAGAGTGCGCCCCACCTGCTGACCATCGGGAAGTCCCGCAGCGGGAAGACCTACGCCTCGACGAAGGCGGCGGCCCGGTGGTACCTCCAGAGCGAGGACCACACGCTGATCCTCTGTGACACCCAGAGCGGGTTCGACGGCATCACGAAACTGCTCGGCGGCGAACACATCGTCGTCGACGGCACCCAGACGATCAATCCGCTGGACATCCAGCCCCTCCCCGACCACATCCGGGAGTCCGCGGGCGGCCGCGTCGACCCCTACCGCATGAAGATCGAGGAGGCCACGCAGTTTTTCGCCGGCATCCTCCGCTCACAGGGGATCGACCCCGGTCCCTACGTCGCCACCATCGAGGAGGGGCTGGAGGGCACCTACAACCGCGCGGGCATCTACCAGGACGACCTGGACAGCCACGCCCGCGAGAGCCCGACAATCGAGGACTTCATCGACACGCTCGGGGACATGCTGGAGAACCCCGAGTCCTACACCCACACCGAACACGCCGCCGAGATCGACCAGAAGGTCGAACGGGTCAGCGACCTGCTGGACAAGCTCTCGGGGTTCAAGGAGGGCGGGAAGTACCACCACCTCGAAACCGGCGCGGGGATCATGAACCCCGACGTGGACATGGCCTATCTGGACCTCCAGCAACTCCGGGACGCAAGCGACGCCGAGAAGTCGATCATGCTCCAGCTCATGCTCGGGCAGGTCGCACAGAAGGCCAAACGGACGCGGGGCAAACTCGTGTTCATGATCGACGAGGCCCACGTCCTCTTTCACTCCGAGGAGATGACCCGTTGGCTCCAGAAGGCCGCCCGCGAGTGGGCGCGCTACGACGCCGCGCTGTGGTTCATCAGCCAGTCGCCACGGGAGTTCATCCAGCAGTCCTCGGAGCGAGACGTGGGTCAGGAGAACGAACGGCGCACTATCGTCGATCAGTGTTCGACGATCAACTTCTTCCGGACGCCGCGGGTGGCCCCGGAGACGCTCGCGCAGTTCGGTCTCAATCGCCAGCAGATCGACTGGATCCGCGAGGAGGCCACGCCCGGGAAAGCCGGGCAGGGCTACTCGGAGTGTCTTACGTACTTCGAGGACTACGAGGGCTGGTTCCCGACCTACGTCGAGGCGTCGCCGTTCGAGGATCTGGTCTACAACTACACGCCGCGGGAACACGGGAACTTCCACGAGTACGTCCAGCGCCTCTGGGGACCCGTCGAGGAGGGGATCATCGTCGACGGGGAGATCACCGTCGATCCGAGCGTCCCTCTGACCGACTCCCGGACCGCGGAGGCGGCGCCGGTCACCGACGGCAAGGGACAGGATCCCGGGAACGCGTCGACGCTGGAACCGCCCGAACCCGAGGACGTGACGGCCGATCCGTTCGACCCCGGGCTCGACGACGGGCCGGACGGATCGACGACGGCGGCCGCGGCCGATCCCAACGGGACGCCCCCGTGGCTCGAAGCCGACGACGACGAACCGGACCCGGACGACGTCGACCTATTTTAG
- a CDS encoding DHH family phosphoesterase, translated as MDDWLIDDDRLSLGRKSLLPGEGFFHPDSVAEAEKEREARDALADAPAVVVADPDADGLACVALIRELVADAALLPAGPRDIATALEFVAEYGEPDIPVFVCDLCPDSESDLEHLELVADRAGELHWFDHHQWDDDLGALVDDHVTRRVVGESDEECTADVVARSLDADVPEYLEELAAVTRDHDLWLREDPRSDDLADYAYWADPEEYIEVVREHGADLPDEVEEFLAEQRVEKEALVEKAVDRAELHEIGDWTVGVTYGRCSQNEVAEALREQGTDAAVIVKPAGSASIRGTDAFERAHEVAAKVNGGGHPKAAGCKPDIYDDMLDYAHHWTTQGAVAQQVIIEAFHDVKREAEAEDEEDEGVETE; from the coding sequence ATGGACGACTGGCTCATCGACGACGATAGACTCTCTCTCGGCCGGAAGTCGCTGCTCCCCGGTGAGGGGTTTTTCCACCCCGATTCGGTCGCCGAAGCCGAGAAAGAACGGGAAGCCCGCGACGCCCTCGCCGACGCCCCCGCCGTGGTCGTGGCCGACCCCGACGCCGACGGCCTGGCCTGTGTGGCCCTGATCCGCGAACTCGTCGCCGACGCCGCGCTGCTGCCGGCCGGCCCACGGGACATCGCGACCGCACTGGAGTTCGTCGCCGAGTACGGAGAGCCCGACATCCCCGTGTTCGTCTGTGACCTCTGTCCCGACTCCGAGTCGGATCTGGAACACCTCGAACTCGTCGCCGACCGCGCGGGCGAACTCCACTGGTTCGATCACCACCAGTGGGACGACGACCTGGGCGCGCTCGTGGACGACCACGTCACCCGGCGCGTCGTCGGCGAGTCCGACGAGGAGTGTACCGCCGACGTGGTCGCTCGCTCGCTCGACGCCGACGTGCCCGAGTACCTCGAAGAACTCGCGGCCGTCACTCGGGATCACGACCTCTGGCTCCGGGAGGACCCCCGCAGCGACGACCTCGCCGATTACGCCTACTGGGCCGACCCCGAGGAGTACATCGAGGTCGTCCGCGAACACGGCGCGGACCTGCCCGACGAAGTCGAGGAGTTCCTCGCCGAACAGCGCGTCGAGAAGGAGGCGCTCGTGGAGAAGGCCGTCGACCGCGCGGAGCTCCACGAGATCGGCGACTGGACCGTCGGCGTCACCTACGGCCGCTGCTCCCAGAACGAGGTCGCCGAGGCCCTCCGCGAGCAGGGCACCGACGCCGCCGTCATCGTCAAGCCCGCCGGCAGCGCGAGCATCCGCGGCACCGACGCGTTCGAGCGCGCCCACGAGGTCGCCGCGAAGGTCAACGGCGGCGGCCACCCCAAGGCCGCCGGCTGTAAGCCCGACATCTACGACGACATGCTCGACTACGCCCACCACTGGACCACGCAGGGCGCGGTCGCCCAGCAGGTCATCATCGAGGCCTTCCACGACGTCAAGCGGGAAGCGGAGGCCGAAGACGAGGAGGACGAAGGCGTCGAGACCGAGTAG
- a CDS encoding CPBP family intramembrane glutamic endopeptidase encodes MTGPNHGRLGLFVGILAVAAVALVAVARLADVSTIALTPAYMFSPLVAGLVVCLTRDVSLSTVGLRVGRPRWFAAAIGCSLALVGLTLGLALSVPGIGLATGVDPIPGLELPDGLLGLAAMLALVVALGSTVNAVFAFGEEFGWRGYLLWELAPLGFWKASLAIGALWGVWHAPVIAAGYNFPDFPLVGIGVMTAACIAFSPVYTYLTVRAESVIAAALLHGVFNGSAGLVVAYAATEDVAFDQLVANPVGAAGIVAFGLAALAIAVTGTPELAATFPDRDGSSLRTATPGDD; translated from the coding sequence ATGACGGGACCGAACCACGGCCGGCTCGGGCTGTTCGTCGGCATTCTGGCCGTGGCTGCGGTGGCGCTGGTCGCCGTCGCCCGACTCGCGGACGTGAGCACCATCGCGCTCACGCCGGCGTACATGTTCTCCCCGCTGGTCGCGGGACTGGTGGTCTGTCTCACCCGGGACGTATCCCTGTCGACCGTCGGCCTGCGCGTCGGTCGGCCCCGGTGGTTCGCAGCGGCCATCGGCTGCTCGCTCGCGCTGGTGGGCCTGACGCTCGGGCTGGCACTTTCGGTGCCCGGGATCGGTCTCGCGACCGGCGTCGACCCGATCCCGGGGCTGGAGCTGCCCGATGGGCTCCTCGGCCTTGCGGCGATGCTCGCGCTCGTCGTCGCGCTCGGATCGACCGTCAACGCGGTGTTCGCCTTCGGTGAGGAGTTCGGCTGGCGCGGCTACCTGCTGTGGGAACTCGCGCCGCTCGGCTTCTGGAAGGCCTCACTGGCTATCGGGGCGCTGTGGGGCGTCTGGCACGCGCCGGTGATCGCGGCCGGCTACAACTTCCCCGACTTCCCGCTCGTGGGGATCGGCGTCATGACCGCGGCCTGCATCGCGTTCTCGCCGGTGTACACCTACCTGACGGTCCGGGCGGAGTCGGTGATCGCGGCCGCCCTGCTCCACGGCGTGTTCAACGGATCTGCCGGGCTGGTCGTCGCGTACGCGGCCACAGAGGATGTCGCGTTCGACCAGCTCGTCGCCAACCCGGTCGGTGCGGCCGGCATCGTCGCGTTCGGCCTCGCGGCGCTGGCGATCGCCGTGACTGGCACCCCCGAACTCGCGGCGACGTTCCCCGACCGCGACGGGTCGTCCCTGAGAACTGCGACACCGGGCGACGATTGA